One Hordeum vulgare subsp. vulgare chromosome 4H, MorexV3_pseudomolecules_assembly, whole genome shotgun sequence DNA window includes the following coding sequences:
- the LOC123449987 gene encoding DNA-directed RNA polymerases II, IV and V subunit 9A-like codes for MSAMKFCRECNNILYPKEEKERQLLLFACRNCEHQEVAADNCVYRNIVHHEAGERTQVLQDVASDPTLPRTKDVRCSACGHGEAVFFQATARGEEGMTLFFVCCNPSCGNRWRE; via the exons atgagcgCCATGAAGTTCTGCCGCGAGTG CAACAACATcctgtaccccaaggaggagaaggagcggcAGCTGCTCCTCTTCGCCTGCCGCAACTGCGAGCACCAG gaggtggccgccgacaACTGCGTCTACCGCAACATCGTGCACCACGAGGCCGGGGAGCGCACGCAGGTCCTGCAGGACGTGGCTTCCGACCCAACCCTTCCCCGCACCAAGGACGTCCGCTGCTCTGCCTGCGGCCACGGCGAGGCCGTCTTCTTCCAG GCTACAGCAAGAGGGGAGGAGGGGATGACTCTGTTCTTCGTATGCTGCAACCCCTCCTGCGGCAACCGGTGGAGGGAGTGA